The genomic stretch CGTGCACGTGGCAATCACGGGTAAGGTCTTCGAAGTAGAAGACAGCAGCAAGGTGGGATCAATGGAAGAAATGATCGACTTCCACTCGAAAAGCCAGGAGGACGACATGAAATACAAACCGCTGGCCAGCGCAACGGTCTCCCTCTACCTTATAGACAAGGACAACCCGGAAGAACCTCTTCTTATAAAAACTGATACCACGGGAGATGCCGGAGAATACTTCCTGATGATGGAACGTGGAAATAACTACCAGGTCGTTATCAACAAAGAAGGTTACTTTAACCGGAGTTTTGACCTATCCACACATAATATAAACCGATCGGACACCATACAACGTAATGCCGGGGTCGCACCCATCCCACCCGAGCCGATCATCATTAAAAATATTTATTATCCCTTCGATAAATACTACCTCACCGACTCTGCAAAGACCACCATCGATACCACGATCTATGTGATCATGAAAGAAAACCCCAACATCATTGCAGAGATCAGTTCGCATACGGACAGTCACGGAACCGATAAATACAACGAACGCTTGTCTCAGAAAAGAGCCGAAAGCGTAGTGAAATATCTTATTGAAAAAGGGATTAAGGAAAGCCGCCTGGTGGCCAAAGGATACGGCGAATCCAAGCCCATTGCCCCTAACGAAAAGGAAGATGGCAGTGATGATCCGGAGGGAAGGGCAAAAAACCGAAGGACCGAATTCAAGGTCATCGGTCGCATCGACAACATTTCCGGTATCATCTACGAAGATTAGTTTTAACACTTTGACCACTTAAATGGTCACTTAGTATAAGACGTGAATTTATACTTGAGAGATTCCTCGCTGCGCTTCGGGATGACAGTATTCATAGGGCTAACGGAAAGGCAAAAGTGCGCGGCTTACATTTTTATATTTCGACGATTCGGTTGCGCACTTTCGCCTTTCTTACCATTTAGATAAAACGGTTTTGTCATCCCGAAGCGCAGCGAGGGATCTATAAAAAAGCAAATAAGCCATTGACACAAATGAGTCCTTTGAATATTAAAGTTAGTGCGGAAGTGCCAATGTATCCTGCTATGGTTACAAATGCATAACCGCATTCTTTTATCTTTGATCAACACCCCATGAGTATTGAGGATGGATATGAAATGACGCAGATTGCGGACTGGCTTCAGGGGGAAGCATCACTTAAAATCCCCGGCCGGATCCGATACCTGATGACGGACAGCCGGAAAGGGGCTGACCTGTCTCACTCGCTTTTTTTTGCACTGAAGGGCAGCGCACATGACGGACACGGATTTATCCCTGAGCTGTTTGGAAAAGGGTACCGTCATTTTGTGGTGGAACATATGCCGGACGATCAACGTCTGCTTGATCAGGCGAACTTTATTCGGGTTCCGGATACCATGGCAGCCCTTCAGAAGCTGGCCAAACGTCACCGCGACCAATTTTCCTGTCCCGTTATCGGAATCACCGGCAGCAATGGAAAAACGATTGTGAAAGAATGGCTTTATCAATTGATGCAGGAAGACAAGGCCATTGTGCGAAGTCCACGAAGCTATAATTCACAACTTGGCGTTGCCCTATCGGTATGGATGATGGCGCCCCAGGATGAGCTGGCGATCTTTGAAGCAGGCATCTCACAACCAGGTGAGATGCAGGCCCTGTCCCGTATGATCGCGCCAACCATCGGACTGATCACCAACATCGGACACGCGCACGACGAGCATTTCAAGGACCATATCCAGAAAACCACCGAAAAGCTTAAACTCTTTCATGGATGTAAATCCCTCATCTATTGCAGGGATCATTCCCTGATTCATGAACAGGTGATGGCGGACCCGGCATTGAAAGAGGTCATATTGCTGACCTGGTCGCGTGTCACCAAAGCCGATCTGATCATCGGAAAAACAAAACAGGACGGGCCGTCAACATCTATCCAGGCAACCTACCACAATAAATTCATCAATATCACCATACCTTTTACCGACGAGGCATCCGTTGAGAATGCCATTCACTGTTGGCTGGTGATGCTGCATCTGGGATATGATCCCGAAACCATTAACAACCGGATGCGGTTTTTGAATGCGGTAGCCATGCGGCTGGAGTTAAAAGAAGGAATTCACCAATGTTCGGTGATCAACGACTTCTACAATTCCGATCTGGAATCCCTGACCATTGCCCTGGATTTCCTGAACCAGCAGCAACAACATGCCAAACGCACGGTTATCCTTTCAGACCTGCTGCAGAGTGGTTTGGGAAAAGAGCAGTTGTATAGGGAAATCGCACAACGCCTGGAAAGAAGGCAGGTTGATCGCCTGATCGGAGTCGGGCCGGATATTTCCAGCCAGTCCGGACTGTTCAAAGGAGAAAAACAATTTTATCCGGATACGGATGCTTTCCTCGCCGCATTACCTGGTCTGCCATTCCATGAAGAAACCATCCTGTTGAAGGGAGCGAGAAGCTTCGGCTTTGAACGGATCAGCCGCCTGTTGCAGCAAAAAGCCCATGATACTGTGCTGGAGGTGAACCTGGGGGCTTTGAT from Flavobacteriales bacterium encodes the following:
- a CDS encoding OmpA family protein, whose translation is VHVAITGKVFEVEDSSKVGSMEEMIDFHSKSQEDDMKYKPLASATVSLYLIDKDNPEEPLLIKTDTTGDAGEYFLMMERGNNYQVVINKEGYFNRSFDLSTHNINRSDTIQRNAGVAPIPPEPIIIKNIYYPFDKYYLTDSAKTTIDTTIYVIMKENPNIIAEISSHTDSHGTDKYNERLSQKRAESVVKYLIEKGIKESRLVAKGYGESKPIAPNEKEDGSDDPEGRAKNRRTEFKVIGRIDNISGIIYED
- a CDS encoding bifunctional UDP-N-acetylmuramoyl-tripeptide:D-alanyl-D-alanine ligase/alanine racemase, encoding MSIEDGYEMTQIADWLQGEASLKIPGRIRYLMTDSRKGADLSHSLFFALKGSAHDGHGFIPELFGKGYRHFVVEHMPDDQRLLDQANFIRVPDTMAALQKLAKRHRDQFSCPVIGITGSNGKTIVKEWLYQLMQEDKAIVRSPRSYNSQLGVALSVWMMAPQDELAIFEAGISQPGEMQALSRMIAPTIGLITNIGHAHDEHFKDHIQKTTEKLKLFHGCKSLIYCRDHSLIHEQVMADPALKEVILLTWSRVTKADLIIGKTKQDGPSTSIQATYHNKFINITIPFTDEASVENAIHCWLVMLHLGYDPETINNRMRFLNAVAMRLELKEGIHQCSVINDFYNSDLESLTIALDFLNQQQQHAKRTVILSDLLQSGLGKEQLYREIAQRLERRQVDRLIGVGPDISSQSGLFKGEKQFYPDTDAFLAALPGLPFHEETILLKGARSFGFERISRLLQQKAHDTVLEVNLGALIRNLNIFRSKLEPGTRIMAMVKAFSYGSGTYEVANALQFHRVDYLAVAYADEGMALRKAGITLPIMVMSPQPASFDTMFMHTLEAEIYSLSMLDTFIEAAQRRHPDLTTRVPIHIKIDTGMHRLGFLEEELNQMIVKIRNSRILQIKSIFTHLAASDEPVHDDFSHEQIQRFKRCADAVQPHFAYPIMRHVLNTSGIQRFPEAQFDMVRLGIGLYGLTPVGGLDLHPAGTLKTTITQIKKVQPGDSIGYGRTDRAEKPMDIATVPIGYADGYNRRLGNGRCHMLVNGKPAPTIGNICMDMCMLDVTGMIAREGDEVIAFGDGLPISILAQAAETIPYEILAAISQRVKRVYYQE